In the genome of Candidatus Paceibacterota bacterium, one region contains:
- the rplQ gene encoding 50S ribosomal protein L17 produces MRHKKGSRKLKRNKSQRKALLRNLSESLILKGKIKTTEVKAKELRGYIERKITKAKKGDLASIRFLRKSLSKKTVQKLISDIELFKNRNSGYTRIIRAGERKSDSAKMAIIELIKNIKEKEKKNENRRKK; encoded by the coding sequence ATGCGCCATAAAAAAGGCAGCAGAAAACTTAAAAGAAACAAAAGCCAGAGAAAAGCGCTTCTTAGAAATTTAAGCGAGAGTTTGATTTTGAAAGGGAAAATAAAAACTACAGAAGTAAAAGCAAAAGAACTTAGGGGTTATATTGAAAGGAAAATTACAAAAGCAAAAAAGGGGGACCTTGCTTCTATTAGGTTTTTAAGAAAAAGCCTTTCAAAAAAAACGGTACAAAAGTTAATTAGTGATATTGAATTGTTCAAAAACAGAAATAGTGGTTATACGAGAATTATAAGAGCAGGAGAAAGAAAAAGTGATAGCGCAAAAATGGCAATTATAGAATTAATAAAAAACATTAAAGAAAAAGAAAAGAAAAATGAAAATCGACGCAAAAAATAA
- the lepB gene encoding signal peptidase I, translating to MNKFPRNLISFLQTFLLALAIVIPVRYFLFQPFIVSGSSMEPNFKQGEYLLIDELSFRFRAPERGEVVVFRYPKNPSYFYIKRIIGLPGETVEIQNSKLKIYNYNFPEGKVFNEPYIKGSTEDDLKITLDKNEYFVLGDNREHSSDSRVFGPVSKKNIIGRGWIAVYPSQGVEILKGAVYK from the coding sequence ATGAACAAATTTCCCCGAAATTTAATCTCCTTTCTACAAACATTTCTTTTAGCATTAGCGATTGTTATACCCGTAAGGTATTTTCTATTCCAGCCTTTTATTGTAAGTGGTTCTTCCATGGAACCAAATTTCAAACAAGGAGAATATCTTTTAATAGACGAACTTTCTTTTAGATTTAGAGCCCCCGAAAGAGGAGAGGTTGTTGTTTTCAGATACCCTAAAAATCCTTCATATTTTTACATAAAAAGAATTATTGGCTTGCCGGGCGAGACTGTTGAAATACAAAATAGCAAATTAAAGATATATAATTATAATTTTCCCGAGGGAAAGGTATTTAATGAACCTTATATAAAAGGATCTACAGAAGATGATTTAAAAATAACCCTGGATAAAAATGAATATTTTGTACTTGGAGATAATAGAGAACATTCTTCTGATTCAAGAGTTTTTGGACCGGTCTCTAAAAAAAATATTATAGGTAGGGGATGGATTGCGGTTTATCCAAGTCAGGGCGTTGAAATCCTTAAGGGCGCTGTGTATAAATAA
- the rpsI gene encoding 30S ribosomal protein S9 — protein sequence MPKKKNTTTKRKKKLPVKKKTRKKVEKKEKYIETIGRRKTSTARVRFYQNTKEKGLIVVNKKDLKEYFPELELQNEIQSPLEKTNTKLLSKGKIEILVKGGGKRGQADAIKLGISRLLVESDPKLKEVLKNYSLLTRDPRKKERKKFGLKKARKAPQFSKR from the coding sequence ATGCCAAAGAAAAAAAATACTACAACAAAAAGAAAGAAAAAATTACCAGTAAAGAAAAAAACACGAAAAAAAGTAGAAAAAAAAGAAAAATACATTGAAACTATTGGTCGTCGAAAAACCAGTACAGCGCGCGTTAGGTTTTACCAAAACACAAAAGAAAAAGGACTAATTGTTGTAAATAAAAAAGATCTAAAAGAATACTTTCCGGAATTAGAATTACAAAATGAAATACAATCCCCGCTAGAAAAAACAAATACTAAATTATTAAGTAAGGGGAAAATAGAAATATTAGTTAAGGGCGGCGGAAAAAGAGGACAGGCCGATGCCATAAAACTTGGTATTTCAAGATTATTAGTTGAAAGTGATCCAAAGCTTAAAGAAGTTCTTAAAAATTATTCTTTGCTTACAAGAGATCCGCGAAAGAAAGAAAGAAAGAAGTTTGGTTTAAAAAAAGCAAGGAAAGCTCCTCAGTTTTCAAAGAGATAG
- the rplM gene encoding 50S ribosomal protein L13 has protein sequence MKIDAKNKSLGRIASEIAIILQGKNEPSFQPEKAGSETVEVENLEKIKINDKKFEKKIYYRHTGYPGGIKKITLKELFEKDPKEVLKKAVLGMLPKNKLQKKRIKRIIIK, from the coding sequence ATGAAAATCGACGCAAAAAATAAGAGCTTAGGAAGAATAGCAAGTGAAATTGCTATAATTCTTCAGGGTAAAAACGAACCCAGTTTCCAACCAGAGAAAGCAGGAAGTGAAACTGTGGAGGTAGAAAATTTAGAAAAAATAAAAATTAATGATAAAAAATTTGAAAAAAAAATTTATTATCGTCATACCGGATATCCCGGAGGAATTAAAAAAATAACCCTAAAAGAACTTTTTGAAAAAGATCCAAAAGAAGTTTTAAAAAAGGCTGTTTTAGGAATGTTACCCAAAAATAAATTACAAAAAAAGAGAATCAAAAGAATTATAATTAAATAA